A stretch of DNA from Mucilaginibacter daejeonensis:
AGTGTTTTTCCACCAAATATCGCTCGTGCTCTGATTGCAGATCGGCGCCCCAGCCCTCGATCAGGTATTGGAACTTTTTCTTCTTGTTCGGGGTCGAATCTTTCAAAATGTCGATCGCCTGGGTGTAGGTCAAACGCTCAAAGTCGTTATCCAAACAGAACTGTAGTTTTTCCAGCAGGTTCAATTCTGAACGTTCCTGTTGCGGCTTGCTTTTCTCCTCTTCCAGTAAACGTTGGGTCAGGAACTCGATGTCCTCACGGTTGTGCTCCAAAGCGTAGCTGATCACGTATTTTAACAGTGCCTCGGCCAGGTCCATGTTGTCATCAAGGTCATAAAAGGCCATCTCCGGCTCGATCATCCAAAATTCAGCCAGGTGACGTGTGGTGTTCGAGTTCTCGGCACGGAAGGTAGGGCCAAAGGTGTAAATATCGCTCAAAGCCATCGCACCCAATTCGCCCTCTAACTGGCCTGATACGGTCAGGTTTGTGGCACGGCCAAAGAAGTCTTGCTTGTAGTCGATCTCGCCGCTTTCGGTACGTGGTAATTTGTCAAGGTCCAGGTTGGTCACTTTGAATGCCTCACCAGCGCCCTCAGCGTCAGATGCGGTGATCACAGGGGTGTGCAGGTAAACAAAACCGCGCTCCTGGAAAAATTGGTGCACCGCAAAAGACAAGCTGTTACGCACACGGAACACTGCGCCAAAGGTATTGGTACGGAAACGCAAGTGAGCGATCTCGCGCAGGAACTCGAGGCTGTGCTTTTTAGGCTGCAGTGGGTATTTCTCAGGGTCGCTGTCGCCCAGTATCTCAATATGGGTCGCTTTTACATCAACGGCCTGGCCCTTACCTAAGCTGGCCACCAGGACACCGGTCACGCTTAAAGCAGCACCGGTGGTGATGCGTTTAAGCAGCGCCTCGTCGGTGTTCTGAAAATCGACCACGATCTGGATGTTATTATTGGTCGAACCGTCATTTAAAGCAATAAATTGATTGTTACGGAAGGTACGTACCCATCCCTTAACATTGACCTCTTGTTCTGCCGGCGTGGTTTGCAGCAGTGCTTTAATTTTGATCCGTTGACTCATTTTTATATACTATTTGAATAGCAAAAATACATATTTGCGAACGATCGGCTACATCGATCGAAAAATGATCACATGAACGCCCAAAACCTTCACGAGATATTTGAAAAGTATGAGGCCGACTTTGTAGACGGTCCGGCTTTTGCGATCAGCTTTTTGATCAGAACCCTGCTTTGCTATCGCACTTGGGATATATCAACAACAAACCTGACTTTGAAAGGGCATTGGCGGTGATTTGGAGATATATAGCCGCTTTGGTCAGTAAGAGGCAGTATACCAAGGCGCTGGCAGAGGCGGACAAGATGCTGCCGTTCATTACCCAAAATGCAGTGCTCCTGCACACCGACCCAATGACCATTAGTTGGTACCGATATGTCGTTTTCAAAAAAGCGGAGGCGCTTTACCAACTAAAGCGTTACCGCGAGGCCATGCACGAGTTCAATAGCCTAAAAAAATATGAACCTGACAACGCAGATATCAAAAGATGGGCTTTTTATTCATGGTATGGGCGTTACGCGCCGTTAAGCCAGGCGGCTTTATACGTTGGCGCATTCTTGATACTCACTAATCTATCACTTAACCTATTTCCCAAAGGGACCATTCCACCAGTACCTCGTTTGATCGCCTATATAGTAGGGTTGAGTTTGGTAGCTTTTAATCTATGGGTAGGCGAGCGCTTAAAGAGATATAAAAGACAGTGAGGTCTTAATACTCCTTTACCTGCACATAAAAGCTACCCTCCGTCATATCCACTTTATCGGTAGTGGCGTTAGCGGGATAGGTTTTGTTCACTGAAACATTGAAGGTGCCTTTGATCGTTCCGTTGCTGCTATTATAGTCAGTTATGGTCACGTTACTGGTGGAGGTTTCGGCCATTTTATACTCGGCCACTATCACATCAAGCCCTACGGTATTCCATAATGAGGTCTGTTTGCGGTCACTTTGGTAGGTACCGGCCCGGTAGGTGGGGATCGCTAGGCGCAAGGTCTCTTCAGGTAGCGTAGTGCCCGGCGGCACTACGCGCCCGAATATGTACACCGTGTCGCTGCCTTTTTGCTTGGTGGCCGATACATCAACGGCGGTCCAGGTGGTACCGTTCTTTTTGGCCTTCATGTAAAAGCTGGTGGTCACTACCTTGTCCTTTTTACAGGCGGTAAATAAGGTGCTGGTCAGTAGCGCGGCAACGAGGGTGAGTTTCTTGATCTTCATAATTATGTTCAGGTCTATGTAGCTTATACGAAGCCGGTTGACCGATCGTAACACCCGGCCGTGAAAATTATCGGTAGGGCGGCATCCGTACCGATCCATAAATTCCATAATTTTGTTACCTTGTTTTTGAGCGCAAATGATCACCAGGCAAACCGTTGATAAGATCATGGAGGCCATCGATATCGTCGAGGTCATTGGTGAGTTCGTGCAGTTGAAAAAGCGCGGCGCCAACTATGTAGGCTTGTCGCCGTTCGCTAACGAAAAGACCCCGTCGTTCACGGTATCACCTGCCAAAGGCATCTTTAAAGATTTTTCTACAGGCAAAGGTGGTTCGGCCGTAACGTTCCTGATGGAGCTGGAAAAGTTCACCTATCCGGAAGCGCTTAAATGGCTGGCCAAAAAATACGGCATCGAGGTAGATGAAACGCAGGACCGTCCGCAAGACACCGCTGCCGACAATCACCGCGAGAACCTGATGGTGGTGACCAGCTATGCCTCCAAATTTTTTCAGGATGCCATGTGGGAGACCGCGGATGGCAAAACCATAGGCCTGAGCTATTTCAAAGAGCGTGGCTTTACGCCCGATACCATCAAAAAGTTCGAGCTGGGCTATTCGCCCGATGCTTGGGAGGCATTCACCTCATCGGCGCTGAATGCCGGGTACCAGCAACAATTTTTAGAGGAGACGGGGCTTTCGGTCAAACGCGACAATGGGTCATTGTATGATCGTTACCGGGGCCGTGTCATGTTCCCTATACATGGCTTCACCGGCCGGGTGATCGCCTTTGGTGGCCGTACCCTCAAGACCGATAAGAACGTACCCAAGTATGTGAACTCTCCCGAGTCGGAGATCTATCACAAATCGAACGTATTGTACGGCCTTTACTTTGCCAAGAAGTCTATCCGTGATCAGGATAACTGTTACCTGGTAGAGGGTTATGCCGACGTGATATCGGTACACCAGGCTGGTATCGAGAACGTGGTGGCCTCATCGGGTACATCGCTTACAGTGGAGCAGATCCGACTGATCGGGCGCTTGACCAAGAACATCACCATTTTGTATGATGGTGATGCGGCAGGTATCAAGGCCTCCTTACGGGGGCTCGACCTGATCTTGGAAGAAGGCCTAAATGTAAAAGTAGTACTGTTCCCTGACGGGGATGACCCCGACTCATACGTACGCAAGGTGGGCAGCACAGCCTTTAAGAACCACATTGAGCAGCACAAGCAGGATTTCATCCTGTACAAGACCAACATGCTGCTCAAGGAGGCTGGTAATGATCCCATACAACGGGCCAACGTGATCCGCGATATCGTGGAGAGCATAGCCAAGATACCTGACTCGATCAAGGCGTCGGTATTCGTACGGGAGTGCAGCCATCAATTGCAGATCGATGAGCGCGTGCTGCTGACCGAGCTCAATAAAATGAAGCTGGCGAAAGCCAAAAAGGACGGCCAGCAACAGCAAAGACAGCAATATCCTCGCCCTGATGAGATGCCCGACGAGCCTCACTTTTTTGATGAGGACGTTTACGCCGCCGAAACGGCCAAACCCATCGAGACGAGTATTACCCAGGAGCGCGAGATCATTAGGCTTTTGTTGGTATACGGCAATCAGATCATCAATTGGGATAACATCGCCAATACGTACATCGGTCCGTTCATCATCGCCGAGCTGAGCGATGTAGAATTTGAGCAGAGCGATTGCAAAAAATTCACGGAGATATACAAGCAACAACTGGAGAACGGCGTGCTGCCCGATGAGCAGTTCTTTATCCACCACCCTGACAAACCGATCGTTGACCTGACGATCGATTTGCTGGCCACCAAGTATACCCTGAGCGAGAACTGGTACAACATGCACAAGATATTTGTGCATGAGGAACAGATGAACATGAAGGCCACTATCTTGGGAGCCATATTCCATCTTAAGAAACAAAAGGTGGGCAAGATCCTCGATCAGCTACGCACCGACCTGCAGAACGCAACCGACCCGATCGATCAGGATGCCATTATGGGGCAGTACATGCAAATGAAAAAGATCGAGAAGCATATTGTTGACTACCTGGGCTCAGTGATCATTAAATAAAATGGCAGCGCTTCATCACGAACTGGGCCGCAGGGGTGAGGCATTGGCCAAGGCCCATCTGGAAGCAGCCGGTTACGAGATACTGGACCAGAACTGGACCTTTGGCAAAGCCGAAGTGGATATTATTGCCTATAAGCACCAAACCATTATATTTACCGAAGTTAAAACGCGTACCGGAAACGGTTTTGGTGAGCCCGAGGACTTTGTGGATGAGCGCAAGCAACGCCTGCTTGACGCTGCCGCCAACGAGTACATCTATCTGATGAACCATCAGGGTGAGGTACGTTTCGATATCGTGGCCATACTATTCAAGCCATCCGGCGCGTATACATTAAAACACATCGAAGATGCCTTTTGGCCTTCGGCATAATTATTTTAAATGAACAATAGAAGATACTTTGTTTACCTGTCGGCACTGATCATGGCGGTGTACGGTTGTAAACCCAAAAATACCGCAGTGGACCTGAGCATCACACCTGATGCGGGCACCAGCTACAAACAGGGCGACAAAGTGAGCATCAAGGTAAGCTATCCTGCAAGCTTTAAAGCCGATTCAGTGGTCTACCTATTAGATTCTGTACGCTTTGCTGGTGCAAAGGACTCATCGGCTGTTCAACTTCCTACCGATACCTTGGGCCTTGGCCCTGTGGTTATCACGGCCAGGGTATACAGTGAAGGTAAACCGCAGGAGGTGAGCACCAACATCAACCTGCTGGCTGCCAAAGCACCCGAGGAGTACACCTACAATATTCAAAAGACCTTTCCGCATGATACCTCATCGTTCACGGAGGGGTTAGAATATCGCGATGGTGTATTGTATGAAAGTGATGGCGGTTATTGCCGCGATTCGCAGCACTCGAGCCTGCGCAAGGTGGATGTTAGCGGTAAGGTACTGAAGAAGCTGGAGATGAGCTGCGATACCTTTGCCGAGGGCATCACCGTAATGGGCGATAAGCTGATCCAGCTTACCTATCATGAAAGGGTAGGTTTTGTGTATGATAAGAACACGTTGAAGCTACTTTCCACCTTCCCTTTCACCCAGGGCGATGAAGGATGGGGGATGTGCAATGACGGCAAGAATCTGTATTGCAACACCGGCAGCAACCGCATCTTTGTGATGGATAAGGACAATTACCGCACTGTGCGCACGATAGATGTTTATGATGACCAGGGACCGGTTAACCAGCTCAATGAGATGGAATATATTGATGGACTGATCTATGCCAATGTTTGGCAAAAAGACCTGATCATAGCCATCGACCCCAAAACAGGTGCAGTGGTAAAGCGCGCTAACCTGATCGTGCTTACCGAGACCGTTAAGAAAGCCGATAGCAATGCCGATGTGCTTAACGGCATAGCCTGGGATAGCATCGGCAAACGCATGTTCGTTACAGGGAAGAACTGGCCGAATTTATACCAGATCCAGCTGGTCAAGAAATAAAAGCCCCACTGCTGGGCACATTAAACAAAAAGCCCGGTCAGTTATATGACCGGGCTTTTTGTTGGTATTTATTTATATAGCCGGGCCGTAAGGGTTAGCCAATTCCCAGCGGTCCAGGCGGTCATTTACAAAATATAGCCAGTAAATGCCGGTACCTATCTCGTTACCCATTTCGCGGTATTGCACCACTTCGATCACTTTGTTGGTCACCGGGTCTTTTTTAGCAGCAATGGTGCTTTCAGGTTTCTTTCGCAATGCGGTCTGCACTTCGTCCTTGGTCATGCCAATGCGGAGTTGAGAGGTGTTCACCGGCCTCATGGCCGCGCAAGAACTGAACGCAACAACGGCGATCAGTAAAAAGAGTTTGTTGATCAGTTTCATAGGTTGAATGATATATAACCTATGGATTGAACTTGACCACCCGGGTTTAGCCGCAACAACGATATTTGTAAAAGAAAAAGCCATTCAGTTCATCCTGAATGGCTTTAGTTTTATTTTTTGGATCTTAAGGTCTTATCTCCACTCTTTGTACTGGTTGATCAGTCCGTTGGTAGAGGCGTCGTGTGTGGTCACCTCATCGGCGGTGCGCAGCTCAGGAAGGATCTTACCAGCCAGTTGTTTGCCAAGTTCAACGCCCCACTGGTCAAAGCTGTATATGTTCCAAATGATGCCTTGCACAAATATCTTGTGCTCATACATGGCGATCAATGAGCCTAACGAACGCGGCGTGATCTTTTTAAGCAGGATGGAGTTTGTCGGGCGGTTGCCCTCGAATACTTTGAATGGTGCCAGTGCATCGATCTCTTCCTCGCTTTTACCCGCAGCTTTCAGCTCGGCCACTACCTCGTCATAGGTCTTGCCGTTCATCAGGGCCTCTGTTTGGGCAAAGAAGTTAGAGAGCAGCAAGGTGTGATGCTCACCTACCGGATTGTGTGTCTGCGCCGGAGCGATAAAATCGGCCGGGATCAGCTTAGTGCCCTGGTGGATCAGTTGATAAAAGGCATGCTGGCCATTAGTGCCTGGTTCGCCCCAAATGATCGGGCCGGTCTGGTAGTCCACCACCTCGCCGTTACGGTCAACATACTTGCCGTTGCTTTCCATGTCGCCTTGCTGAAAGTAAGCAGCAAAGCGATGCAGGTATTGGTCGTACGGTAAAATGGCCTGGCTTTCGGCGCCAAAAAAGTTATTGTACCAAATGCCCAGTAAGGCGGCGATCACCGGTATGTTCTGCTCAAGTTCGGTATCTTTAAAGTGGTTGTCCATGGCATGGGCACCCCCTAACAATTCTTCAAAATTATCATAGCCAACGCTTAACGCTATGGACAGACCAATAGCGCTCCATAACGAATAACGGCCGCCTACCCAATCCCAAAAGCCGAACATATTCTGGGTATCGATGCCAAATTTCTCTACTGCTGCAGCGTTGGTGCTCAATGCCGCAAAATGCTTGGCCACATCGGCCTCGGCAGCGCCCTGGCTCAGGAACCACTCACGTGCGGTATGCGCATTGGCCATGGTCTCCTGCGTGGTAAAGGTCTTCGATGCGATCAGGAACAGAGTGGTCTCGGCGTTCACCTTCTTTAGTGTTTCGGCTATGTGGGTACCATCAACGTTAGATACGAAATGCAGGTTGAGGCGGGTCTTGTAAGGTTTCAGTGCCTCGGTCACCATTACGGGGCCCAGGTCAGATCCGCCTATGCCAATGTTCACCACATCGGTTATCTCTTTGCCGGTATGGCCTTTCCATGCGCCGCTGATCACGGCTTCGCTAAACTCTTTCATGTGAGCCAGTACCGCGTTCACCTCAGGCATCACATCCTTGCCATCAACATAAACAGGGTTGTCGCTGCGGTTACGCAGCGCCGTGTGCAGTACCTGGCGGCCCTCGGTCATGTTGATCGCCTCACCATTGAACATCGCATCGATCGCCTCATTTAAGCTACACTCCTTGGCCAACTGTATCAATAAAGCTATACCTTTTTCATCGATCCTGTTCTTAGAGTAATCGAACAACAGGTCCTCAAAAAAAACAGAGAATTTTTCAAAGCGCTGTTTATCAGCCGTAAAAAGGTCCTTTAAATGCTTTCCCTCTAACTCAGTGAAGTACTCAGCTAAATACTGATAGGCCTGGGTCGTGGTGAAATTGATATTTGGCAGCATAATTGTTGTTTTTGTACCGTCAAAAGTAAGCTTTAATTGTTTGTATTAGCCACTTATCTCCCTAAAATTAGCTGTACTTAGCGTCAAAAAAACACTAACATCTTAGTGTTAGCAGTACACTCACCAATTAGGAAATTTTGAAAATATTTTGACAATTTTTTTGAATTTCAAAAATTTTATTTATTATATTTGTTTTAATGGCAAAACTTAAACCGATTTGCTATAATTTTAATGATCTGCTAAAAATACATCGTTATGTTTGAAAAACTTTTCATGCTTGTTAAAAATAACGCCGGTATGGCTGTTATTAACAACCCGGTGATCCCTGCATCTTCTCGTGAAGCGGTGATGACCGAAGCTTCAAGTTCTATCATTGAAGTATTGAAGAACCAGGTCGAGAGTGGCCGCATTCGCGACATCATCAAGTTCTTCCAGTTCTCAGGTACCTACAACGAATCGTTGGTGACGAGCATGATCAATAAGTTCGCTAACCGTTTGAACAAGTTCTACAGCATTGACATGCCATCGGCACATGCCGCGGCCACCACGCTTATACCAGCCGTGATGAAACAACTGGTACAGCAA
This window harbors:
- the asnS gene encoding asparagine--tRNA ligase; translation: MSQRIKIKALLQTTPAEQEVNVKGWVRTFRNNQFIALNDGSTNNNIQIVVDFQNTDEALLKRITTGAALSVTGVLVASLGKGQAVDVKATHIEILGDSDPEKYPLQPKKHSLEFLREIAHLRFRTNTFGAVFRVRNSLSFAVHQFFQERGFVYLHTPVITASDAEGAGEAFKVTNLDLDKLPRTESGEIDYKQDFFGRATNLTVSGQLEGELGAMALSDIYTFGPTFRAENSNTTRHLAEFWMIEPEMAFYDLDDNMDLAEALLKYVISYALEHNREDIEFLTQRLLEEEKSKPQQERSELNLLEKLQFCLDNDFERLTYTQAIDILKDSTPNKKKKFQYLIEGWGADLQSEHERYLVEKHFKKPVILTDYPKDIKAFYMRQNETDANGRDTVRAMDILFPGIGEIVGGSQREERLDKLEQRMSEMGIPTEELWWYLDTRRFGACPHAGFGLGFERLVLFVTGMGNIRDVIPFPRFPKNAEF
- a CDS encoding DUF6252 family protein, which codes for MKIKKLTLVAALLTSTLFTACKKDKVVTTSFYMKAKKNGTTWTAVDVSATKQKGSDTVYIFGRVVPPGTTLPEETLRLAIPTYRAGTYQSDRKQTSLWNTVGLDVIVAEYKMAETSTSNVTITDYNSSNGTIKGTFNVSVNKTYPANATTDKVDMTEGSFYVQVKEY
- the dnaG gene encoding DNA primase yields the protein MITRQTVDKIMEAIDIVEVIGEFVQLKKRGANYVGLSPFANEKTPSFTVSPAKGIFKDFSTGKGGSAVTFLMELEKFTYPEALKWLAKKYGIEVDETQDRPQDTAADNHRENLMVVTSYASKFFQDAMWETADGKTIGLSYFKERGFTPDTIKKFELGYSPDAWEAFTSSALNAGYQQQFLEETGLSVKRDNGSLYDRYRGRVMFPIHGFTGRVIAFGGRTLKTDKNVPKYVNSPESEIYHKSNVLYGLYFAKKSIRDQDNCYLVEGYADVISVHQAGIENVVASSGTSLTVEQIRLIGRLTKNITILYDGDAAGIKASLRGLDLILEEGLNVKVVLFPDGDDPDSYVRKVGSTAFKNHIEQHKQDFILYKTNMLLKEAGNDPIQRANVIRDIVESIAKIPDSIKASVFVRECSHQLQIDERVLLTELNKMKLAKAKKDGQQQQRQQYPRPDEMPDEPHFFDEDVYAAETAKPIETSITQEREIIRLLLVYGNQIINWDNIANTYIGPFIIAELSDVEFEQSDCKKFTEIYKQQLENGVLPDEQFFIHHPDKPIVDLTIDLLATKYTLSENWYNMHKIFVHEEQMNMKATILGAIFHLKKQKVGKILDQLRTDLQNATDPIDQDAIMGQYMQMKKIEKHIVDYLGSVIIK
- a CDS encoding YraN family protein is translated as MAALHHELGRRGEALAKAHLEAAGYEILDQNWTFGKAEVDIIAYKHQTIIFTEVKTRTGNGFGEPEDFVDERKQRLLDAAANEYIYLMNHQGEVRFDIVAILFKPSGAYTLKHIEDAFWPSA
- a CDS encoding glutaminyl-peptide cyclotransferase, producing the protein MNNRRYFVYLSALIMAVYGCKPKNTAVDLSITPDAGTSYKQGDKVSIKVSYPASFKADSVVYLLDSVRFAGAKDSSAVQLPTDTLGLGPVVITARVYSEGKPQEVSTNINLLAAKAPEEYTYNIQKTFPHDTSSFTEGLEYRDGVLYESDGGYCRDSQHSSLRKVDVSGKVLKKLEMSCDTFAEGITVMGDKLIQLTYHERVGFVYDKNTLKLLSTFPFTQGDEGWGMCNDGKNLYCNTGSNRIFVMDKDNYRTVRTIDVYDDQGPVNQLNEMEYIDGLIYANVWQKDLIIAIDPKTGAVVKRANLIVLTETVKKADSNADVLNGIAWDSIGKRMFVTGKNWPNLYQIQLVKK
- the pgi gene encoding glucose-6-phosphate isomerase, giving the protein MLPNINFTTTQAYQYLAEYFTELEGKHLKDLFTADKQRFEKFSVFFEDLLFDYSKNRIDEKGIALLIQLAKECSLNEAIDAMFNGEAINMTEGRQVLHTALRNRSDNPVYVDGKDVMPEVNAVLAHMKEFSEAVISGAWKGHTGKEITDVVNIGIGGSDLGPVMVTEALKPYKTRLNLHFVSNVDGTHIAETLKKVNAETTLFLIASKTFTTQETMANAHTAREWFLSQGAAEADVAKHFAALSTNAAAVEKFGIDTQNMFGFWDWVGGRYSLWSAIGLSIALSVGYDNFEELLGGAHAMDNHFKDTELEQNIPVIAALLGIWYNNFFGAESQAILPYDQYLHRFAAYFQQGDMESNGKYVDRNGEVVDYQTGPIIWGEPGTNGQHAFYQLIHQGTKLIPADFIAPAQTHNPVGEHHTLLLSNFFAQTEALMNGKTYDEVVAELKAAGKSEEEIDALAPFKVFEGNRPTNSILLKKITPRSLGSLIAMYEHKIFVQGIIWNIYSFDQWGVELGKQLAGKILPELRTADEVTTHDASTNGLINQYKEWR